In Ptychodera flava strain L36383 chromosome 17, AS_Pfla_20210202, whole genome shotgun sequence, one genomic interval encodes:
- the LOC139116159 gene encoding sacsin-like, whose protein sequence is MEGRAGVTASSEFDPESLLTEETQFTTEPCAQAPNCPFEMDFRERLSSKSFVDTISRQIENYADTFTTDKMQHRLKKLKNIQVKCVNAIFVPHTEEKDKDKRADSVKELPVYVQEGRDKYIIYLLHVSLIQEKSVIRHIAKIICMILDLGAKRVKQEIEECLQCKPGLAVQSLSDEQRSLRSLNFAVCKSPPMGSVLAPQHLHQYPNYRFAEDEFVGYALDSGDDEPVVISAKVLQEVKFFETQSDGSNYNFKRVYEIHIGMDQPVVVPSLDLYRIDKMTDDSSTTGERGNDKSLNDTLAGISRLLEDIWSDTSFTDDQRRIAVKRLFLSWKLARNLTDENFATEVVKHLKNEVDRLNLEQQRLKRAKMENMESTSNKGSDIGTTPEYSALFSRWENDLAKYRHKLSESSTVDSLTSTDGPSIHTYQRSTIPNLSEGKRWFRQAKADFRAAANDFKVTDSQSYEWVCFKCQQAAEKALKGGLYATLGYLPQSRSHSNISLASCLYSHGLPADVMADVRALLNLKCDHLHPRYPDMYGRMQIPNDVYSEGRASAALRHTSNILRAIAWLVKEYMD, encoded by the coding sequence GTGTGACTGCATCGTCTGAGTTCGACCCTGAGTCATTGCTGACAGAAGAAACACAGTTTACAACAGAGCCTTGTGCGCAGGCTCCTAACTGCCCGTTTGAAATGGATTTCAGAGAACGTTTGTCATCTAAAAGTTTTGTAGACACCATCTCTAGACAGATAGAAAACTACGCAGATACGTTCACAACTGACAAAATGCAACATAGGTTGAAGAAACTTAAAAATATCCAAGTAAAGTGTGTCAATGCCATATTTGTTCCACATACCGaagaaaaagacaaagacaagCGAGCTGACAGCGTGAAAGAATTACCGGTCTATGTACAGGAAGGCAGAGataaatatatcatatatcTCCTACATGTTTCACTAATCCAAGAGAAATCCGTTATCAGGCATATTGCCAAAATAATTTGCATGATTCTTGACCTCGGAGCCAAGAGAGTAAAGCAAGAGATCGAGGAATGTCTCCAGTGCAAACCTGGCCTGGCTGTCCAGAGTTTATCTGATGAACAACGCAGCCTGAGATCATTAAATTTCGCAGTGTGTAAGTCACCACCAATGGGATCGGTATTGGCGCCGCAACACCTGCACCAATATCCGAACTACCGCTTTGCTGAGGATGAATTTGTGGGTTACGCCTTAGATTCGGGAGATGACGAACCCGTTGTTATCAGCGCTAAGGTACTCCAGGAAGTGAAATTTTTTGAGACTCAGTCTGACGGGTCAAACTACAACTTTAAACGAGTTTACGAGATTCATATTGGAATGGACCAACCCGTTGTTGTTCCCAGCCTTGATCTTTACAGGATAGATAAAATGACTGACGATTCATCAACAACTGGAGAAAGAGGAAACGACAAATCGTTGAACGATACTCTCGCGGGGATATCTCGCTTGTTGGAAGATATTTGGTCAGACACGTCGTTTACCGATGACCAACGCAGAATTGCTGTAAAACGACTCTTTCTGTCATGGAAGCTAGCGAGAAATCTAACGGATGAAAACTTCGCAACCGAGGTGGTGAAACATCTAAAGAACGAAGTAGACAGACTAAATCTTGAACAACAAAGATTGAAACGAGCAAAGATGGAAAATATGGAATCGACAAGCAACAAAGGCAGTGACATTGGCACCACACCCGAATATAGTGCTTTGTTCTCGAGGTGGGAAAATGATCTTGCGAAATACCGTCATAAATTGAGTGAAAGTAGCACTGTTGATTCGCTAACTTCAACTGATGGGCCATCAATACACACATATCAAAGATCCACAATACCAAACCTTTCAGAAGGAAAACGGTGGTTTCGCCAAGCAAAGGCAGATTTCAGGGCAGCAGCCAATGACTTCAAAGTCACTGACAGCCAATCCTACGAATGGGTATGTTTTAAATGCCAGCAAGCGGCCGAGAAAGCCCTGAAGGGCGGCCTGTATGCAACCCTCGGCTATTTGCCACAATCTCGAAGCCACTCTAATATATCGCTGGCCTCGTGCTTATATTCGCATGGATTGCCTGCAGATGTGATGGCGGACGTCCGGGCACTGCTCAACTTGAAGTGCGATCATTTACATCCACGATATCCAGATATGTATGGTAGGATGCAAATTCCTAATGATGTTTATTCTGAAGGGAGAGCCAGTGCTGCTCTCAGACACACCAGCAATATCCTACGAGCGATTGCATGGCTTGTTAAAGAGTATATGGATTAA